Proteins encoded by one window of Candidatus Methylacidiphilales bacterium:
- a CDS encoding 5-formyltetrahydrofolate cyclo-ligase, whose protein sequence is MKNSSYSKEILRKKIQSIRNKITPSYQNHCAQLLPNSVTGHLLSILTHAKTIASYVPFKNELNTLTTLYNFTKTIYLPVTFDSSLVFFKWNVGEALVKNQFGIYEPGKKISGRKITISNLDVIFIPLIAIDCLGNRVGSGYGYYDRALAGNTASTITVGCCYDWQVLPAKVIAPEKHDVPLDMILTPTVAITINDQILKKVGSLIHR, encoded by the coding sequence TTGAAGAATAGTTCATACTCAAAAGAAATCCTTCGTAAGAAAATTCAAAGTATCAGAAATAAAATAACTCCATCTTACCAAAACCATTGTGCTCAATTATTGCCGAACAGTGTTACCGGTCATTTACTTTCTATACTAACCCACGCCAAAACTATCGCAAGCTATGTTCCGTTTAAAAATGAATTAAACACCTTAACCACATTATATAATTTTACCAAAACGATTTATTTACCAGTTACCTTTGACTCGTCTTTGGTTTTTTTTAAATGGAATGTAGGTGAAGCGCTGGTTAAAAATCAGTTTGGGATTTATGAGCCAGGTAAAAAAATTAGCGGAAGGAAAATTACAATTTCTAACTTAGATGTGATTTTTATACCTCTCATCGCCATTGATTGTTTGGGAAATAGAGTTGGCAGTGGCTATGGGTACTACGATAGAGCATTAGCAGGTAACACTGCATCAACGATTACTGTAGGCTGTTGTTATGACTGGCAAGTGTTACCGGCAAAGGTAATTGCACCTGAAAAACATGATGTGCCCCTTGATATGATACTCACCCCTACAGTTGCAATAACTATCAATGATCAGATTTTAAAAAAAGTTGGTAGCTTAATTCATCGGTAA
- a CDS encoding cell division protein ZapA produces MTEKVKVNIQILSQELRVSCLPEEQELLRDLVTYIENEAKKLNENGNIPINQLFPLISLTLAKEIFDLQKTKELLAELVSEEQELGITITNTIANLKKSFEE; encoded by the coding sequence ATGACCGAGAAAGTAAAAGTTAATATTCAAATCCTTTCTCAAGAACTTAGGGTAAGTTGTTTACCTGAAGAGCAAGAACTCTTGCGAGATCTGGTAACCTACATTGAAAATGAAGCAAAAAAATTAAACGAAAATGGCAATATTCCTATCAATCAATTATTTCCACTGATTAGCTTAACCCTAGCAAAAGAAATTTTTGATTTACAAAAAACTAAAGAGTTATTAGCAGAGTTAGTTTCAGAAGAACAAGAGCTTGGAATCACCATCACTAATACCATTGCGAACTTAAAAAAATCTTTTGAAGAATAG